The following are encoded together in the Mycosarcoma maydis chromosome 4, whole genome shotgun sequence genome:
- a CDS encoding glucosaminyl-phosphotidylinositol O-acyltransferase (related to GWT1 - GPI-anchored wall transfer protein), with protein sequence MDRELGARGIKPPLAAADAVHRHHNIQHHLDRYGKHEPQLSTIHHSSTPLPAPVSDDSSYKQLKEAWIAHQTGSSIHVINLLGLVMLLTYAIWSVLRAKRLRFVRETRQLRPSELGYSALSYLVAALAGLGDWQLEFLILVAPAVCAHTILATHLVATNCALLVLLVLLIRSEPSLSPKRSSIREQKQKRHWSKKFSDDEDQDDDDSRHKIAKASSFVTSSATIEVEPPFRVSIDSAADAAHAAAAPPNFYDGPGSAFRSDLDLSIDTSMITAPQSPVVASAASSSSFRGFEASFLSPDLASTSTFASSSPSRRSAELTALKTAPMQLLHSRDGSDAQSVVSASSAMSPLARSVVDPWGKGKQPPSIDHSTWTSHTEDSPSYTTSPTNSNSIGGSPVLQHHRSLDSSNLFVRPQPFLTVYRAHMMLVTIISILAVDFSVFPRFLSKCESWGTSWMDMGVGSFVFSLGIISALPFLKNPRNRFRPLRQQLVSDFRKALPLVALGSIRIIMVKGVEYPEHVSEYGVHWNFFITLSMLPFAATLSRPFSRWIRYSVLGILLSVLHQVLLNCTSWQTWAISDTVQRTTLLAQNKEGLTSMVGYLAIFYIGLDLGHYVLPLDPYFAYRKFSRRRSKPRTHKLAMILASLAILWWMGYGVSSIVGLRTSRRLANLPYVFWVAAFNTSFLLCYVMVYMLILQPVEQQEQQEQQEQQEQQEQQEQRQSTPTQQRDSVTALILQDLNRHSLTVFLAANLLTGLVNLTLKTMYIRDAVAVVILLAYTGICCGLARWLTRRNIRLKL encoded by the coding sequence ATGGATCGGGAACTCGGCGCTAGAGGCATCAAACCGCCTCTAGCAGCCGCCGATGCTGTCCATCGCCATCACAATATCCAACACCATCTTGATCGATACGGAAAGCATGAACCACAACTGTCAACCATCCACCATTCCAGCACCCCTCTCCCTGCTCCCGTCAGCGATGATAGCTCGtacaagcagctcaaggaaGCCTGGATCGCTCATCAGACTGGAAGCTCGATCCACGTTATCAATCTTCTCGGTCTCGTCATGCTCCTGACCTATGCGATATGGTCCGTCCTCAGAGCGAAGCGACTCCGCTTTGTTCGTGAAACGCGACAGCTTCGGCCAAGCGAGCTGGGCTACTCAGCGCTGTCTTATTTGGTGGCTGCGTTGGCTGGGCTGGGTGATTGGCAGCTCGAATttctcatcctcgtcgcaCCAGCGGTGTGCGCACATACCATCCTAGCTACGCATCTTGTAGCAACAAACTGTGCGTTGCTCGTGCTACTCGTGCTTCTGATACGTAGTGAACCGTCCTTGTCGCCAAAACGGAGCTCGATACGggagcagaagcagaagcgccATTGGTCGAAAAAGTTctccgacgacgaggatcaagatgacgacgacagtAGACACAAAATCGCAAAAGCATCTTCATTCGTGACAAGCTCAGCGACCATAGAAGTTGAGCCGCCATTCCGTGTCTCGATTGACTCGgccgccgatgctgctcatgcagcagctgcaccaccCAACTTCTACGACGGACCAGGTTCAGCGTTTCGTTCGGATCTCGATCTCTCAATAGATACGTCCATGATAACGGCGCCCCAGAGTCCTGTTGtggcatcagcagcatcgagttcGAGTTTCCGTGGTTTTGAGGCTTCGTTTTTGTCCCCGGAtttggcgtcgacgtcaACGTTTGCATCTTCGTCCCCCTCACGACGTTCAGCCGAGCTCACGGCATTGAAAACAGCACCGATGCAGTTGCTTCATTCGCGAGATGGATCCGATGCACAATCAGTCGTTTCTGCGTCCTCTGCGATGTCACCACTCGCAAGAAGCGTAGTGGATCCATGGGGAAAAGGCAAGCAGCCCCCTTCGATCGATCATTCGACTTGGACCTCTCACACCGAAGACAGTCCCTCGTATACCACGTCTCCAACAAACTCAAACTCAATTGGCGGATCACCGGTTTTGCAGCACCATCGATCATTAGACAGCAGCAATCTTTTTGTCAGACCGCAGCCCTTCCTGACCGTCTACCGAGCACACATGATGCTCGTAACCATTATCTCGATTCTGGCTGTCGACTTCTCCGTCTTCCCGCGCTTCCTGTCCAAGTGCGAATCTTGGGGCACAAGTTGGATGGACATGGGTGTTGGATCCTTCGTCTTCTCTCTCGGCATCATCTCTGCATTACCATTCCTCAAGAATCCGCGCAATCGATTCCGACCGCTTCGACAGCAACTCGTCTCCGATTTTCGCAAAGCTCTGCCATTGGTCGCGCTGGGTTCGATCCGGATCATCATGGTCAAGGGAGTAGAGTATCCGGAGCATGTGAGCGAGTACGGTGTACACTGGAACTTTTTCATCACGCTCTCAATGCTGCCGTTTGCAGCGACGCTTTCCAGACCCTTTTCACGGTGGATTCGGTACAGCGTTCTAGGCATTTTGCTCTCGGTCTTACATCAGGTCTTGCTCAACTGTACTTCGTGGCAAACATGGGCAATTTCCGATACAGTTCAACGCACcacgcttctcgctcaGAACAAAGAGGGCCTGACGAGCATGGTCGGCTACCTGGCCATTTTCTACATCGGTCTGGATCTGGGCCATTACGTCTTGCCGCTAGATCCGTACTTTGCGTATCGAAAATTcagtcgtcgtcgatccaagCCACGCACCCACAAACTAGCCATGATATTGGCGAGCTTAGCCATCCTCTGGTGGATGGGCTACGGCGTTTCAAGTATAGTGGGTCTAAGAACGAGCAGAAGACTTGCTAATCTTCCTTATGTCTTCTGGGTGGCCGCTTTCAACACTTCGTTCTTGCTATGTTACGTGATGGTGTATATGCTCATACTGCAACCAGTAGAACAGCAGGAACAGCAGGaacagcaggagcagcaggaaCAGCAGGAACAGCAGGAACAGCGACagtcgacgccgacgcaACAGCGCGACTCGGTCACAGCACTCATTCTGCAAGACCTCAATAGGCATTCCTTGACGGTGTTTCTCGCGGCCAATCTGTTGACTGGATTGGTGAATTTGACGCTCAAGACAATGTATATCAGAGATGCTGTCGCAGTCGTCATATTGTTGGCATATACGGGCATATGCTGTGGACTGGCAAGGTGGTTGACGAGACGAAACATCAGACTCAAGTTGTAG
- a CDS encoding uncharacterized protein (related to INP52 - phosphatidylinositol phosphate phosphatase) — MSATPEPYLLASTLLTPEELPKLVLVTYDPASAKNDHVASGSTPPVHTQRIFAIISNVSFGVEQSCVLVIKPRRKDPNTAALLCVIPILPELKIDIEPQQGWTASAVTPHNHRLAATSLGLSSLPQKLPTIHTLLESVVPDLLDSKSAGSSNAALKLTLSYGQQAASGVTSDVRGLKDFLSVLKDLLNVAQENAFSTDTTHQWMKAYTDDLSYDTLQQSGAPRLETPVFSRFSHSAFLPSNTHAVGEMLRPASPTSSDMRISVGTFNVNGHLPPDDIPTIVGLKKWMRAEQDPELIVLGFQEVDTSSGAYLYRSPAREDAWIRAVTRALGRRADKYRKIASKQLVGLLILVFAANALEVDEVATASVGIGLGGFVANKGAVAVRMKVGERTVCFVNSHLSAFDGLQAMERRCWDWSEIYKRLRFRLEAGKVEDFWETPSTAATDSVDANDKLHDENQIKTAQDANDETAVQGRLGHGTLKEQITDGISNEVQAAVVMPTTNQQAQPPPEELTDQVTAATQLDITTDFPPPASPASPPLDPTISSTPLFVEQSIMDHDIVFHFGDLNFRLDLSHSEAHRLIRQRQLDTLYRYDQLESLRTSGSLFDDFLEGRTEDFAPTYKFDKGTDRYDTSEKQRVPAWTDRILWCVTKEWEDGDEQGVSLTAEWSGEKEEKARERQRSQGVMLQAYESVTDLKFSDHRPVRATFIVRIR, encoded by the coding sequence ATGTCTGCTACGCCAGAACCCTACCTGTTGGCCTCAACTTTGCTCACTCCGGAAGAACTTCCCAAACTAGTCTTGGTCACCTACGACCCCGCTTCTGCCAAGAACGACCATGTCGCGAGTGGAAGCACCCCACCCGTCCACACACAGCGCATATTTGCCATCATATCCAATGTCTCTTTTGGAGTAGAGCAATCGTGCGTTCTCGTCATCAAGCCACGCAGAAAGGATCCCAACACAGCAGCCTTACTCTGCGTCATTCCCATCCTACCCGAACTCAAAATCGACATCGAGCCTCAACAGGGATGGACGGCATCTGCTGTAACGCCGCACAATCACCGCCTGGCAGCTACCTCGTTGGGattgtcgagcttgccacAAAAGCTTCCAACGATCCATACACTGCTCGAAAGCGTGGTTCCGGACCTACTCGATAGCAAGTCGGCTGGAAGCTCGAATGcggcgctcaagctgaCACTCTCTTACGGCCAGCAGGCTGCATCGGGAGTAACGAGCGATGTACGTGGCTTGAAAGACTTTTTGAGTGTGCTCAAGGATCTGCTGAACGTGGCGCAGGAGAATGCGTTCTCGACCGACACGACGCATCAGTGGATGAAGGCGTATACCGACGATCTATCGTATGACACTCTGCAACAAAGTGGTGCGCCTCGTCTCGAAACTCCGGTGTTTTCACGTTTCTCGCACAGCGCTTTCCTTCCGAGCAATACTCACGCCGTGGGCGAGATGCTGCGACCCGCCTCGCCCACATCCTCGGACATGCGCATCTCGGTTGGAACCTTCAACGTCAACGGCCATCTTCCTCCAGACGACATACCCACCATCGTTGGTCTCAAGAAGTGGATGCGAGCAGAACAAGACCCGGAGCTCATCGTATTAGGTTTCCAAGAAGTCGACACCTCGTCCGGCGCCTATCTCTACCGCTCTCCTGCGCGCGAAGATGCTTGGATACGAGCTGTGACGCGAGCTCTGGGACGGCGGGCGGACAAATACCGCAAGATCGCGTCGAAACAACTGGTAGGACTATTAATTCTCGTGTTTGCAGCAAATGCCCTCGAGGTCGATGAAGTGGCCACGGCGAGTGTTGGGATTGGATTGGGTGGATTTGTGGCGAACAAGGGAGCAGTGGCAGTGAGGATGAAAGTAGGAGAAAGGACCGTGTGCTTTGTCAACTCGCACCTGTCGGCATTCGATGGGTTGCAAGCGATGGAGAGGAGGTGTTGGGATTGGAGCGAGATATATAAACGTTTGAGGTTCAGATTGGAAGCAGGCAAGGTGGAAGATTTCTGGGAGACGCCCAGCACAGCGGCCACGGATAGCGTCGATGCTAACGACAAGTTGCATGACGAGAACCAGATCAAGACCGCGCAGGATGCTAACGATGAGACGGCAGTTCAAGGTCGACTCGGACACGGCACATTGAAAGAGCAGATCACTGACGGAATTAGCAACGAGGTGCAGGCCGCTGTTGTCATGCCAACGACCAACCAACAGGCTCAGCCACCACCTGAAGAACTCACGGACCAAGTCACTGCAGCCACGCAACTCGATATTACTACCGACTTTCCCCCACCTGCGTCACCTGCGTCACCTCCCCTCGACCCCACCATCTCCTCGACCCCTCTTTTTGTTGAGCAATCAATCATGGATCACGACATAGTCTTCCACTTTGGCGATCTCAACTTTCGACTTGACCTTTCGCACTCGGAAGCGCACCGACTCATCCGTCAACGTCAACTCGACACGCTCTACCGCTATGATCAACTGGAATCGCTGCGAACATCCGGATCGCTGTTTGACGACTTTTTGGAAGGTAGGACCGAGGATTTTGCTCCGACGTACAAGTTTGATAAGGGTACGGATAGGTATGACACGAGCGAAAAACAGAGGGTTCCCGCTTGGACGGATCGGA
- a CDS encoding uncharacterized protein (related to MSS116 - RNA helicase of the DEAD box family, mitochondrial), with product MDSNSLANRLGPQGNTGNTGSGRGGGGGGRGRSGRGGGRGRGRGGAGAGRGRGRGPRVGLAGASEQQSPLTATASSSVVATPDETPAASGTNTPTWTPKPIAPGTDAAVYLTENKFADLKGSVDDRLLSAIPFPTMSAVQAATLSTALSGKDVLAQAKTGTGKTLAFLIPSIHKLCALPKPPPQTSISVLVLSPTRELALQIEKEAHMLLANLQGTFGVQHVVGGTNIGAERKRLQKDRKDILIATPGRLLDHLSSNNSGLDLRRACQNLRVLVLDEADRMLDMGFRNELEKILKMLPDPVASERQSLFFSATIPSFVHEVAKLRPDHAFISTLTEQDTNTHEHVPQESLICSLRDCLPRALQVVLSEAVGYPTNHKILVFLPTARSTSLAAAVFTQLRNQKNSAYAKLGPIFEIHSRKSQAVRTKTMETFQTRASGILFSSDVTARGIDIPGISLVLQLGLPSSLEQYIHRLGRTARAGKQGRGVLILADFEAFFLNQQDVKKLPITKLDVAAVETESRVTLPQVATDVDGAMQTIDSTTRSQAYQAHLGFYKAYLKQLKWTSEQLIASTNDYARHILQWPADPSGTWVGPPLLQKTVSMMGLKGKPGLNIVKELPAKTNAGGRGSAGNELKRHGQTQGGRQANKR from the coding sequence ATGGATTCAAACAGCCTAGCCAACAGGCTCGGCCCACAGGGAAACACGGGAAACACAGGCAGTGGAcgcggaggaggaggcggtggtCGTGGTCGCAgtggtcgaggtggtggtcgCGGTAGAGGGCGAGgaggtgctggtgctggacGAGGTCGCGGCAGGGGTCCTCGTGTTGGCCTAGCGGGAGCCTCGGAACAACAGTCGCCACTGACTGCaaccgccagcagcagtgtTGTCGCCACTCCCGATGAGACACCTGCTGCCTCTGGCACTAACACACCCACATGGACACCCAAGCCTATCGCTCCCGGCACCGATGCTGCTGTCTATCTCACGGAAAACAAGTTTGCGGATCTCAAGGGCTCCGTTGACGATCGACTTCTCTCGGCCATTCCCTTCCCTACCATGTCCGCTGTTCAAGCTGCCACTCTTTCGACTGCTCTGTCGGGCAAGGACGTGCTGGCACAGGCTAAGACCGGTACGGGCAAGACGCTCGCCTTCCTCATTCCTTCCATCCACAAGCTTTGTGCTCTGCCCAAGCCACCACCGCAAACATCGATCTCGGTGCTTGTCCTCTCGCCTACTCGCGAGCTGGCGCTACAAATCGAAAAGGAGGCCCACATGTTGCTCGCCAATCTCCAAGGCACTTTCGGTGTCCAGCACGTTGTCGGAGGAACCAACATTGGCGCTGAGCGAAAGCGTCTCCAGAAGGATCGCAAAGATATTCTGATCGCTACTCCTGGTCGCTTGCTTGACCACCTCTCAAGCAACAATTCGGGTCTCGATCTGCGCCGAGCATGTCAGAACCTCAGAGTGCTCGTTCTTGACGAAGCCGATCgcatgctcgacatggGTTTCCGCAacgagctcgaaaagatTCTCAAGATGCTTCCCGATCCGGTTGCTAGCGAACGACAgtcgctcttcttctcggccACCATCCCGTCGTTTGTTCACGAGGTGGCCAAACTTCGCCCTGACCACGccttcatctcgacgcttACCGAACAAGACACCAACACGCACGAGCATGTTCCGCAAGAATCGCTCATTTGCTCTCTCCGCGATTGCCTGCCGCGTGCGCTCCAAGTGGTGCTTTCGGAAGCGGTTGGCTACCCAACCAACCACAAGATCCTCGTATTTTTGCCTACGGCAAGATCGACTTCGTTGGCAGCCGCCGTATTTACACAGCTGCGCAACCAGAAGAACTCGGCATATGCAAAGTTGGGACCTATCTTTGAGATTCATTCGCGAAAGTCGCAGGCGGTGAGGACAAAGACCATGGAGACGTTCCAGACGAGGGCATCGGGTATCCTCTTCTCTTCAGATGTCACGGCGCGCGGTATCGATATTCCAGGTATCTCGCTCGTGCTCCAACTCGGACTACCCAGCAGTCTAGAGCAGTACATTCATCGTCTTGGACGAACTGCTCGAGCGGGCAAACAGGGTCGCGGCGTTTTGATCCTTGCCGATTTCGAAGCGTTCTTCCTGAACCAACAAGATGTCAAGAAGTTGCCTATCACTAAACTAGACGTAGCAGCCGTGGAGACCGAGAGTCGAGTCACACTGCCACAGGTAGCGACGGACGTAGATGGCGCGATGCAAACCATCGATTCCACCACAAGAAGCCAGGCGTACCAGGCTCATCTAGGCTTTTACAAGGCATACTTGAAACAGCTCAAGTGGACATCGGAACAGCTCATCGCTTCAACGAATGACTATGCCAGGCACATTTTGCAGTGGCCGGCGGATCCTTCTGGAACGTGGGTGGGTCCTCCTTTGTTGCAAAAGACGGTTTCCATGATGGGCTTGAAAGGTAAGCCCGGCTTGAACATTGTCAAGGAATTGCCGGCCAAGACCAACGCtggaggaagaggcagTGCCGGTAATGAGCTCAAGAGACATGGTCAGACTCAAGGAGGGCGCCAAGCTAACAAACGTTAA
- a CDS encoding uncharacterized protein (related to RFX1 major transcriptional repressor of DNA-damage-regulated genes): protein MSAPYYADQTGTSDSPYRPSTADSSWEQSRPSTMEHARPDLFAHAPAAPLSLSYPRPEPLQASQTSAMGGSQTGNYLGANVVTPRQAFFSRDHIDASAQFPTMDTMENFAHNTQTTMPAAMPRAAQFGSGSGIGIGGGNSSSSSSSSSAVVGSQHTFAPATTTTWSSSMQQQPDSIAYSRYAYPSQAGANPWATPGVTTMSQSVIYDSSSSTHTSPNRSQTYYDMPSSEHFDHASNAFHTGTHMYPVYGPSTSKIGGPGTYISAPQPEYQPEEIDSMLNQVSSLYKAANTKKMAEFYRDKWARMWLTCNYTLKPSIQISIPRTILHESYRRACDALGLEPLQAASFGKVLRSQFPDVVQRRLGGRGKTRFHYCGFGTSNDREAVKVKSLLEEEKAGRLQLSAGISAEYAAEARGKARSEGHEAETSSSSYRTQASSDASQYGNSPHASSESSGMGPSGIATDDRLIASAFATLNSAVLTPPGTSSGVAYSSQDTAQYAQVPSQGHSSVSAQLPNGGGSAMPRRHTVSHSYSGLSDLSFLPAGMHATTETGETGVMHATGEVAALGPGVASGVSEPLQSTSLLNSPASSLHGYQYLQDPRHVPSSMPFRRSCQDFADWSSLPGQQDLTTIASSNAAGAVASATSTGFVTGPASGNAASHELPRKAWSNNFVFE from the coding sequence ATGTCGGCTCCGTACTACGCAGATCAGACAGGCACCTCGGACTCGCCATACCGTCCAAGCACGGCTGACAGCTCGTGGGAGCAAAGTAGGCCGTCTACCATGGAGCACGCTCGGCCAGACTTGTTTGCGCATGCGCCAGCCGCACCTTTGTCTCTATCATATCCTCGTCCTGAGCCACTGCAAGCTTCTCAGACGTCTGCGATGGGCGGGTCTCAAACAGGTAATTATCTCGGAGCCAATGTTGTCACACCTCGTCAAGCCTTTTTTTCACGGGATCATATCGACGCCAGTGCACAGTTTCCCACGATGGATACGATGGAAAACTTTGCTCATAATACGCAAACTACGATGCCTGCTGCTATGCCCCGTGCCGCTCAAttcggcagcggcagcggcatcGGCATTGGTGGCGGAAacagtagcagcagcagtagtagcagcagcgccgtGGTGGGCTCGCAGCATACGTTTGCGcctgccaccaccacaacctggtcgagctccatgcagcagcagcccGACTCAATAGCCTACAGCCGATATGCATatccaagccaagcggGCGCAAATCCGTGGGCTACGCCTGGCGTTACGACCATGTCGCAAAGTGTCATCTACgactcgtcatcctcgacccACACCAGCCCTAATCGATCACAGACGTATTACGACATGCCGTCAAGCGAGCACTTTGATCATGCTAGCAACGCTTTCCATACGGGCACGCACATGTATCCAGTCTATGGTCCTTCGACGTCAAAGATTGGCGGGCCCGGCACGTATATATCGGCCCCGCAGCCCGAATATCAGCCAGAAGAGATCGACAGCATGCTCAACCAGGTCTCGAGCCTCTATAAGGCAGCCAACACGAAAAAGATGGCCGAATTCTACCGCGACAAGTGGGCACGCATGTGGTTGACGTGCAACTACACGCTCAAGCCCTCGATCCAGATCTCGATACCAAGAACCATCCTGCACGAATCGTATCGTCGTGCATGTGACGCTTTGGGTCTGGAGCCgctccaagctgcttctttCGGCAAGGTGCTTCGCAGTCAGTTCCCGGACGTCGTTCAACGTCGTTTAGGAGGACGCGGCAAAACTCGCTTTCACTACTGCGGCTTCGGGACGTCTAACGATCGCGAGGCTGTCAAGGTCAaatcgctgctcgaggaagagaagGCGGGCAGGCTGCAGCTCAGCGCCGGAATCAGTGCTGAGTATGCCGCAGAAGCACGAGGCAAAGCACGTTCCGAAGGACACGAAGCCGAAacttcatcctcgtcctACCGCACTCAGGCGTCTTCTGATGCATCTCAGTACGGCAACTCGCCGCACGCCTCGTCGGAAAGCAGCGGCATGGGTCCCTCTGGTATCGCCACGGATGACAGACTGATCGCTTCCGCCTTCGCGACGCTCAACAGTGCAGTACTGACTCCTCCTGGCACAAGCTCGGGTGTCGCCTACAGTTCTCAAGACACCGCCCAATATGCGCAGGTCCCATCGCAAGGGCATTCTTCCGTCTCTGCACAGCTGCCCAACGGCGGAGGAAGCGCTATGCCAAGGAGACACACCGTCTCGCACTCTTACTCAGGATTGAGTGATCTATCGTTCCTACCTGCGGGAATGCATGCGACGACGGAGACGGGCGAGACGGGTGTGATGCATGCCACTGGCGAAGTTGCTGCGTTGGGGCCTGGCGTTGCTTCTGGCGTGAGCGAGCCATTACAATCGACTtcgctgctcaacagccCCGCTTCTTCCTTGCACGGCTACCAGTATCTGCAAGATCCTCGCCACGTGCCTAGTTCGATGCCGTTTCGACGATCGTGTCAAGATTTTGCGGAttggtcgagcttgccggGGCAGCAGGATTTGACTACCAtcgccagcagcaatgCCGCCGGCGCTGTCGCGTCGGCCACTTCGACGGGTTTCGTGACTGGACCAGCGAGCGGCAACGCTGCCTCGCACGAGTTGCCACGAAAGGCGTGGTCGAATAACTTTGTGTTTGAGTAG
- a CDS encoding mitochondrial 37S ribosomal protein uS9m (related to MRPS9 - mitochondrial ribosomal protein, small subunit), whose product MRLASSASWASWSAYQESRVPRAPPVAPLAARIKPTSPAYYTGRPAYIDTVLSLEELTREVKRLLEQANLVRANSGAPSLAAARQNMWVSTSELERILGTNLKAAQYRQVIARLGLLARYATLMRQLESTQLDVHKHELVSRYNATLQRYMNESAKANDALAQTDTDHALWLASQAKIDASGRAYSMGRRKESSAQVWIVAAQQVGSILVNNRSIDDYFTRTAERQLVTWPMKLTSTLAAYNVFALCRGGGKSGQAAALAHALANAIVAHTGHNLPIQHGLAAKKYVKDILAKDGVLKRDPRMVERKKTGLAKARKAFTWVKR is encoded by the coding sequence ATGCGGTTGGCGTCTTCGGCGTCTTGGGCGTCTTGGTCTGCGTACCAGGAATCGCGCGTTCCACGAGCTCCGCCAGTGGCGCCGCTTGCTGCGCGCATCAAGCCTACTTCTCCCGCGTACTACACTGGAAGACCGGCGTATATCGATACGGTGCTGTCGctcgaggagctgacgCGCGAGGTGAAGCGGCTGCTCGAACAGGCGAATCTGGTGCGTGCCAACTCGGGCGCGCCGTCGCTTGCTGCGGCGCGCCAGAACATGTGGGTTAGCAcgagcgagctcgagcgtaTTCTGGGAACCAACCTCAAGGCAGCGCAGTATCGGCAGGTGATCGCACGACTCGGACTGCTAGCTCGGTATGCGACGCTGATgcgccagctcgagtcgacgcagctcgatgtgcacaagcacgagcTCGTATCGAGGTACAACGCGACGTTGCAACGCTATATGAACGAAAGTGCCAAAGCAAACGATGCACTAGCACAGACCGACACCGATCATGCGCTATGGCTCGCAAGCcaggccaagatcgacgctAGCGGCAGAGCGTATTCGATGGGAAGAAGGAAAGAGTCGTCCGCACAGGTCTGGATTGTGGCTGCGCAACAAGTCGGGTCGATCCTCGTCAATAACCGATCGATCGATGACTACTTTACCCGGACCGCCGAAAGGCAACTTGTCACATGGCCCATGAAGCTCACTTCGACACTGGCTGCGTACAATGTCTTCGCTCTCTGTCGAGGTGGCGGCAAAAGCGGCCAGGCCGCAGCGCTCGCTCACGCTCTGGccaacgccatcgtcgCACATACCGGCCACAATCTGCCCATCCAACACGGcctcgctgccaagaaaTACGTCAAGGACATCCTCGCTAAAGACGGCGTCTTGAAGAGAGACCCCAGGATGGTCGAGAGGAAAAAAACCGGcctcgccaaagccagaAAGGCCTTCACCTGGGTCAAGCGTTGA